The following coding sequences are from one Ornithodoros turicata isolate Travis chromosome 1, ASM3712646v1, whole genome shotgun sequence window:
- the LOC135393922 gene encoding zinc finger BED domain-containing protein 4-like has translation METPDECPTKKKKRSAVWKYFEESATGGKCKTCGASLQTPTGTTALANHLRRHVLVFKEYQNECQQLKDGTQRKITDTMKRQDTISSRRKEALDAKVARMIAVDLQPFSIVNDRGFRELMTEAVPGYTPPSRTSLSRTIIPKLYDDTRRKVQEELRAAFENGMESISFTSDMWTSCANEAYISLTCHFLDSAYCLKHYHLNTSYVSGRHTAAKIASALEELVAEWSIDTHACPVYIVTDNARNMKAAIRELGWCERSCMAHTLQLVISDAKDCTRGIQELCKKARAVVGHYKHSTQAQG, from the coding sequence ATGGAAACGCCTGACGAATGCccgacgaagaaaaagaagcgcAGTGCAGTGTGGAAGTACTTCGAAGAATCTGCGACAGGCGGGAAGTGCAAGACCTGTGGCGCGTCCCTTCAGACGCCAACGGGGACGACGGCTCTTGCTAATCACTTGAGACGACACGTGTTGGTCTTCAAGGAATATCAAAATGAGTGTCAGCAGCTGAAAGACGGTACGCAACGCAAGATAACAGACACGATGAAAAGGCAGGACACCATATCCTCACGAAGGAAGGAGGCTCTTGACGCGAAGGTGGCAAGAATGATTGCCGTCGATCTTCAGCCGTTCTCTATTGTAAACGATCGTGGTTTTCGGGAGCTGATGACAGAGGCTGTCCCGGGCTACACACCACCATCAAGAACGTCTCTTTCACGGACGATCATACCTAAGTTATATGACGACACGAGAAGGAAGGTGCAAGAAGAACTTCGCGCAGCCTTTGAAAACGGTATGGAAAGTATATCATTCACATCGGACATGTGGACTTCATGTGCTAACGAAGCCTACATAAGCCTGACTTGCCACTTTTTGGACTCAGCGTATTGCTTGAAGCACTATCACCTAAATACATCGTATGTCTCGGGAAGGCACACCGCCGCTAAGATCGCGTCAGCCCTAGAGGAACTGGTAGCGGAGTGGAGTATAGACACTCATGCGTGCCCTGTGTATATCGTCACCGATAACGCCCGTAACATGAAGGCAGCCATCAGAGAACTAGGTTGGTGTGAAAGGTCGTGTATGGCGCATACACTGCAGTTAGTCATAAGTGATGCAAAGGACTGCACACGCGGCATTCAAGAACTCTGTAAGAAGGCGAGGGCAGTAGTGGGACACTATAAGCACAGCACTCAAGCTCAGGGATGA